The following coding sequences are from one Campylobacter sp. RM16187 window:
- the aroQ gene encoding type II 3-dehydroquinate dehydratase: protein MDKKFKVMVIQGPNINMLGTRETSIYGVMKMEDIHNQMKIFAEQNDVDIEFFQSNLEGELVDKIQECYGDADGIIINPAAYTHSSIAIRDALSAVSLPAIEVHISNIHRREEFRQKSMISAVTAGQIVGFGPVGYHLAMIAMLQIFEQIKAVRQAQNTQE from the coding sequence ATGGATAAAAAATTTAAGGTTATGGTTATTCAAGGACCAAATATTAACATGCTGGGCACTAGAGAGACATCTATTTACGGCGTTATGAAGATGGAGGATATCCATAATCAGATGAAGATTTTTGCAGAGCAAAACGATGTAGATATAGAGTTTTTTCAAAGTAATTTAGAGGGCGAACTTGTAGATAAAATTCAAGAATGCTACGGCGATGCTGACGGTATTATAATAAACCCTGCAGCCTATACACATAGCTCTATTGCCATAAGAGACGCATTAAGCGCCGTTAGCTTACCTGCGATAGAGGTTCATATCAGCAATATTCACCGTAGAGAAGAATTTCGCCAAAAGAGTATGATATCTGCGGTAACTGCCGGTCAAATAGTTGGTTTTGGACCTGTTGGATACCATCTGGCAATGATTGCAATGCTTCAAATTTTCGAGCAAATCAAAGCGGTAAGGCAGGCTCAAAATACACAAGAATAA
- the bamA gene encoding outer membrane protein assembly factor BamA: MKKSVFLILTAACLGSAVEIKSINFKGLLRLSPEVAKDIMGLKVGDQLTGENSDAAISNLFKQNYFDDIYIEESDGNILVIVKEKPSIARLDIKGVVTNDKTTIDQLIGIKQGNMYDELAISRAKERIRQFYESKGYFDTVVDVTKESVAGNDSSLFVTLNVNRGENIIIQKVNLVGAKVFDYGDIEPVVANKEREFMGWMWGRNDGKVKLFELPNDPGRIQDKYFQKGYLDATVSTPYLNAYMDNYTAELTYYISEGEPYRVSSVDIEAPEFLELDKEKILKEFKLEAGDRMNSARLRRDMQKLDDIVADRGYAFVKVMPRTDKNSQDKSVSIVYEVAPGDKAYIRNVQISGNDRTVDRVVRRELYLTEGNLYSRTDLEDSKTALKRTGYFEDVEIKEERVGANEVDLLVNVKEASTGSISGGIGYGSSDGLLLNASVSDTNVFGSGMKGVLSVDRSDNELSGQIGLTNPRIFDSENSLGGTLYANDYDWNNYDERSYGFNTVLGRKLTRNLSASIGYVIEQSNIKKLNETLIRTGYKEGKSLKSAFIPSITYNNTDDYYLPRTGIIATTSLEYAGVGGDEKFIKSRTGFNWYFGLREWIDYDLILRYKANFAKIWDRGYVPINEKLYLGGIKNLRGYDSRTVSPKNQYGDETGGTISFNNSFELSFPIIDRVKMRGVLFFDYGKIGQNSINENTRYSTGAGIEWITPIGPLQLIFAKPLNDKPGDETSSFEFTIGQRF; this comes from the coding sequence ATGAAAAAAAGCGTTTTTTTAATACTTACTGCAGCGTGTTTAGGCAGTGCTGTAGAGATAAAGTCTATAAATTTCAAAGGTCTTTTACGCCTATCTCCCGAGGTTGCAAAAGATATTATGGGGCTAAAAGTAGGAGATCAATTAACTGGTGAAAATAGCGATGCTGCAATTTCAAATTTATTTAAACAAAACTATTTTGACGATATTTACATCGAAGAAAGCGATGGCAATATCCTAGTCATCGTAAAAGAAAAACCGAGTATAGCAAGACTTGATATAAAAGGTGTTGTAACAAACGATAAGACTACGATAGATCAACTAATTGGCATAAAACAAGGAAATATGTATGACGAACTCGCTATCAGTAGAGCAAAAGAGCGCATTAGACAGTTTTATGAGTCAAAGGGCTATTTTGATACGGTTGTGGATGTAACCAAAGAGAGTGTAGCTGGCAATGACAGTAGTTTATTTGTAACCTTGAATGTAAATCGTGGTGAAAATATCATAATTCAAAAGGTAAATTTAGTAGGTGCAAAAGTTTTTGATTATGGTGATATAGAGCCTGTTGTGGCTAATAAAGAACGTGAATTTATGGGTTGGATGTGGGGCAGAAATGACGGAAAAGTAAAACTTTTTGAGCTACCAAACGATCCGGGACGAATCCAAGATAAATACTTTCAAAAGGGCTATCTTGACGCTACGGTTTCTACGCCATATCTAAATGCCTATATGGATAACTATACTGCAGAGCTTACTTACTATATCAGTGAGGGTGAGCCTTACAGAGTATCTAGTGTTGATATAGAAGCACCTGAGTTTTTAGAGCTTGATAAGGAAAAAATTTTAAAAGAATTTAAACTAGAAGCGGGCGATAGGATGAATTCGGCGAGGCTTAGACGAGATATGCAAAAGCTTGATGATATAGTGGCCGATAGAGGATACGCTTTTGTAAAAGTTATGCCAAGAACGGATAAGAATAGCCAAGATAAGAGCGTGAGCATAGTTTACGAGGTGGCTCCTGGAGATAAGGCGTATATCAGAAACGTTCAAATTTCAGGAAACGATAGAACCGTAGATAGGGTCGTAAGAAGAGAGCTTTATTTAACAGAAGGAAATTTATACAGCAGAACTGATCTTGAAGATAGTAAAACAGCGCTTAAGAGAACCGGATACTTTGAAGATGTGGAGATAAAAGAAGAGAGGGTGGGAGCTAATGAGGTTGATCTTTTAGTAAATGTCAAAGAGGCCTCAACCGGATCAATAAGCGGTGGTATAGGATATGGAAGCTCTGATGGATTGCTACTTAATGCAAGTGTATCTGATACAAACGTATTTGGTAGCGGTATGAAAGGCGTATTGAGCGTAGATAGAAGCGATAATGAGCTTTCAGGGCAGATTGGCCTTACCAATCCAAGAATATTTGATTCTGAGAATAGCTTAGGAGGAACTCTATATGCCAACGATTACGATTGGAATAACTATGACGAAAGATCTTACGGGTTCAATACTGTTTTAGGAAGAAAACTGACTAGAAATTTAAGCGCTTCGATAGGGTATGTCATAGAGCAAAGCAATATTAAAAAGCTAAACGAGACCCTTATTAGGACAGGCTATAAAGAGGGTAAAAGTCTAAAAAGCGCCTTTATTCCGTCTATTACATATAATAATACAGATGATTATTATTTGCCAAGAACCGGCATAATAGCCACTACCAGCCTTGAATACGCAGGAGTTGGCGGAGATGAGAAATTTATAAAAAGCAGAACAGGATTTAACTGGTATTTTGGGCTTAGGGAGTGGATTGATTATGATTTAATCTTAAGATACAAGGCAAATTTTGCTAAAATTTGGGATAGAGGATATGTGCCTATTAACGAGAAGCTGTATTTAGGTGGTATTAAAAATTTAAGAGGATATGATTCAAGGACAGTCTCCCCTAAAAACCAATATGGAGATGAAACGGGAGGAACTATATCTTTTAATAACTCATTTGAGCTTAGTTTTCCTATAATAGATAGGGTAAAAATGCGTGGTGTGTTATTTTTTGATTACGGCAAGATAGGTCAAAACAGTATAAATGAGAATACAAGATACTCAACCGGCGCAGGTATAGAGTGGATCACTCCTATAGGACCGCTTCAACTGATTTTTGCAAAACCGCTTAACGATAAGCCAGGAGATGAGACCAGCTCATTTGAGTTTACAATCGGACAACGCTTCTAA
- a CDS encoding M24 family metallopeptidase has protein sequence MRNFILKNENAIYHECGYSCDNALFVDISGRRFFLTDARYGIEAKELAKNCQVLQVQRGLIKDVREFLRDKRVKNLTFDPCDFSVAEFEELNKNSKINFKPKPNFSQISRILKSEDEVKILKEATRLGAKCFDEFAKFVREKGEGMSEEELFFNAELIFKQKGSLELSFSPIVAINENAAKAHALPSKKRLKEGDLLLLDAGVKFKRYCSDRTRTACFTSDFNFSKEQKFKNQKHQEVYEIVKEAQSLAINSIEIGKKAKEIDDVARKFISKHGFEKEFFHSTGHGVGVDIHELPRISMKDKTLLKAGMVFSVEPGVYIENEFGVRIEDVVVVRENGAEIL, from the coding sequence ATGAGAAATTTTATTCTAAAAAATGAAAATGCCATATATCATGAGTGCGGATATAGCTGTGATAATGCGCTCTTTGTCGATATTAGTGGCAGAAGATTTTTTTTAACAGACGCTAGATACGGGATAGAGGCTAAAGAGTTAGCTAAAAACTGTCAAGTATTGCAGGTTCAAAGAGGCTTGATAAAAGACGTCAGAGAATTTTTACGAGACAAAAGAGTTAAAAATTTGACCTTCGATCCTTGTGATTTTAGTGTGGCAGAGTTTGAAGAGCTAAATAAAAATTCAAAAATAAATTTTAAGCCAAAGCCTAATTTTTCGCAAATTTCACGTATTTTAAAGAGCGAGGATGAGGTTAAAATTTTAAAAGAAGCCACAAGATTAGGAGCTAAATGCTTTGATGAATTTGCAAAATTTGTAAGAGAAAAAGGCGAAGGAATGAGCGAGGAAGAGCTATTTTTTAACGCTGAGCTCATATTTAAGCAAAAAGGATCACTTGAGCTTAGCTTCTCCCCGATTGTGGCGATAAATGAAAATGCAGCCAAAGCGCATGCGCTACCAAGCAAAAAGAGACTAAAAGAGGGCGACTTACTCTTGCTTGATGCCGGAGTAAAATTTAAAAGATACTGCTCTGATAGAACAAGAACAGCTTGTTTTACATCCGATTTTAACTTTTCTAAAGAGCAAAAATTTAAGAATCAAAAACATCAAGAGGTTTACGAGATCGTAAAAGAGGCTCAAAGTTTGGCCATAAACTCTATTGAAATAGGCAAAAAAGCCAAAGAGATAGATGATGTAGCGCGCAAATTTATATCTAAGCACGGCTTTGAAAAGGAGTTTTTCCACTCTACAGGACATGGTGTGGGAGTAGATATACATGAGCTTCCAAGGATATCGATGAAAGACAAAACGCTTTTAAAAGCCGGGATGGTTTTTAGCGTGGAGCCAGGAGTATATATAGAGAATGAATTTGGTGTCAGAATCGAGGATGTGGTTGTAGTTCGAGAAAACGGAGCTGAAATTTTATGA
- the mqnF gene encoding aminofutalosine deaminase family hydrolase, whose amino-acid sequence MTILKPKFIMLCDENFTILQDKAVAFDDKIIKIGEASELKKEFKNAEFIEEKEAILAPAFINPHVHLEFSANKTSLVYGDFLEWLSSVINSRSTLSQQANEEVIKSAIKTMQKSGVGTIGAVSSFGTDLKACVNSSARVIYFNEILGSNEEFLDVNWQGFKKRFDESVKFKSEFFTPAISVHSPYSTHPNLAKAAINLAKEQNLLVSTHLMESDHEREWLKSGVGGFKEWLGKFSKFPKPLYSVDSFIELFKDVRTLFTHCVYMSDFSKFDNSIHSVTHCAFSNRLLSKKTLNLQNLLDQNISFNIGTDGLSSNISLNFLDELRANLLIHSDFDLKNLAKILLLASTSWCAKSLNLNLGEIKEGKLADMALYDRFGNTEQDGLALMFLLHAKECKKLYIQGKPLNLD is encoded by the coding sequence ATGACTATTTTAAAGCCAAAATTTATAATGCTCTGCGATGAAAATTTCACTATTTTACAAGATAAGGCAGTTGCTTTTGACGACAAGATAATAAAAATAGGCGAAGCGAGCGAGCTAAAAAAAGAATTTAAGAATGCCGAATTTATAGAAGAAAAAGAAGCAATCCTGGCACCGGCATTTATAAATCCGCACGTTCATTTAGAGTTTAGCGCAAATAAAACCAGTCTAGTTTATGGGGATTTTTTAGAGTGGCTAAGTAGCGTAATAAACTCTCGCTCTACGCTTTCGCAGCAAGCTAATGAAGAAGTTATAAAATCCGCCATAAAAACCATGCAAAAAAGCGGAGTAGGCACTATAGGTGCGGTTTCCAGCTTCGGAACAGACCTCAAAGCCTGTGTTAATAGCTCTGCTAGAGTAATATACTTTAACGAGATTTTAGGTTCAAATGAGGAATTTTTAGATGTAAATTGGCAGGGCTTTAAAAAGCGTTTCGATGAGAGCGTGAAATTTAAAAGCGAATTTTTCACTCCCGCTATATCCGTTCACTCGCCATACTCTACGCACCCAAATTTAGCTAAAGCCGCTATAAATCTCGCAAAAGAGCAAAATTTACTAGTATCAACGCACCTAATGGAGTCAGATCACGAAAGAGAGTGGCTAAAAAGTGGCGTAGGCGGATTTAAAGAGTGGCTTGGTAAATTTAGTAAATTTCCAAAACCTCTTTATAGCGTGGATAGTTTTATTGAGCTATTTAAGGACGTTAGAACTCTCTTTACGCACTGCGTTTATATGAGTGATTTTAGCAAATTTGATAACTCTATTCACAGCGTTACGCATTGCGCTTTTTCAAATAGGCTACTAAGTAAAAAGACTTTGAATTTACAAAATTTATTAGATCAAAATATCTCTTTCAATATAGGCACAGACGGGCTTAGTTCAAATATAAGTCTAAATTTTTTAGACGAATTGAGAGCTAATTTATTAATCCATAGCGATTTTGATTTAAAAAATTTAGCTAAAATTTTGCTCCTTGCATCCACTTCATGGTGTGCAAAGTCCCTAAATTTAAATCTTGGAGAGATTAAAGAGGGAAAACTGGCGGATATGGCATTGTATGATAGATTTGGTAACACAGAGCAAGATGGGCTTGCTTTGATGTTTTTGTTACACGCAAAAGAGTGCAAAAAGCTATATATCCAAGGCAAACCTTTAAATTTAGACTAA
- the sppA gene encoding signal peptide peptidase SppA, with protein MNFLKLLFSPIVAIFKFINEYFKTMIFLLILFLIFIYPDSKGVHTPNLVQIDISGMILDSQKTLKEIHEATKDDHIKGVLLFIDSPGGALAPSTEIAMAVKKLRAEKPVIAYAGGTMTSGSYYSGVNSNKILANPGSFIGSIGVIIQAPNISELANKIGISQQVVKAGEFKEVGTFAREWSSIERNELEKLVKKSYDMFVKDVATARNLDINKSLEWANARVFLASDAKRVGLIDDVSDYYSARKEIESLSGVATPVWKEKHAYERALEGIFKEGVNSLINAVFTNKIR; from the coding sequence TTGAATTTTTTAAAACTACTTTTCTCGCCGATAGTTGCGATATTTAAATTTATAAATGAATATTTTAAAACTATGATTTTTCTCTTAATCTTATTTTTGATATTCATCTACCCTGATTCAAAGGGCGTACATACACCAAATTTGGTCCAAATAGATATAAGTGGCATGATCTTAGATAGCCAAAAGACGCTAAAAGAGATACATGAGGCGACCAAGGATGATCATATCAAAGGTGTTTTGCTGTTCATAGATAGCCCCGGAGGAGCTCTTGCGCCAAGCACAGAGATAGCTATGGCGGTAAAAAAATTAAGAGCCGAAAAACCCGTGATAGCTTATGCGGGCGGAACAATGACTAGTGGAAGCTACTATTCTGGAGTAAATTCAAATAAAATTTTGGCAAATCCGGGCTCGTTTATAGGCTCAATAGGGGTCATAATTCAAGCTCCTAATATAAGCGAACTAGCCAATAAAATCGGAATATCTCAGCAAGTTGTAAAGGCAGGAGAGTTTAAAGAGGTAGGAACATTTGCCAGAGAGTGGAGCAGTATTGAGCGAAATGAGCTTGAAAAACTGGTCAAAAAATCTTACGATATGTTTGTAAAAGATGTAGCCACTGCAAGAAATTTAGATATCAATAAAAGCCTAGAGTGGGCCAATGCCAGAGTGTTTTTAGCCTCTGACGCCAAAAGAGTAGGGCTTATCGACGATGTGAGTGATTATTACTCTGCAAGAAAAGAGATAGAAAGCCTAAGCGGTGTAGCTACTCCTGTATGGAAAGAGAAGCACGCTTACGAAAGAGCCTTGGAAGGGATTTTCAAAGAGGGTGTAAATAGCCTTATAAACGCGGTTTTTACAAACAAGATTAGATAG
- the lpxC gene encoding UDP-3-O-acyl-N-acetylglucosamine deacetylase: MQQTTIKKAVEGVGIGLHKGEPIKIILEPMSANTGIVFYRKDLGISFKAEPKNVINTQMATVIGSQKGYISTIEHLLSAISGYGIDNIRIVLDANEVPVMDGSAISYCMMLDEAGTAKLDDHKRVIIIKKEVEVSKNGKFAKVTPSKNPKFDFTIKFDHPIIGEQRYLFEFSKSAFIEQIARARTFGFLKDVQMLRANNLALGGSLDNAVVIDDTRILNPEGLRFENEFVRHKILDAIGDLSLMGAPLMADYTSFAGSHELNHELTLAILSDAKNYEVVTLKDQLSLEYQKVFA; this comes from the coding sequence TTGCAACAAACAACCATAAAAAAGGCTGTAGAAGGTGTTGGAATAGGTCTTCACAAGGGTGAGCCGATAAAAATAATCTTAGAGCCTATGAGTGCAAATACGGGTATAGTTTTTTATAGAAAAGATCTGGGTATAAGTTTTAAAGCAGAACCGAAAAATGTTATAAATACTCAAATGGCAACTGTTATAGGCTCTCAAAAAGGCTATATATCAACAATAGAGCATCTGTTGTCTGCAATTAGCGGATACGGAATAGATAATATACGTATAGTTCTTGACGCAAACGAGGTTCCCGTAATGGACGGAAGTGCGATAAGCTACTGCATGATGCTTGATGAAGCCGGCACCGCTAAACTCGATGATCACAAAAGAGTAATTATAATAAAAAAAGAGGTTGAAGTCAGCAAGAACGGTAAATTTGCCAAAGTGACGCCGTCAAAAAATCCAAAATTTGATTTTACAATCAAATTTGATCACCCTATAATAGGCGAGCAAAGATACCTGTTTGAGTTTAGCAAAAGTGCATTTATAGAGCAGATTGCCAGAGCTAGAACTTTTGGATTTTTAAAAGATGTCCAGATGCTAAGAGCCAATAATCTAGCACTTGGTGGAAGTCTTGATAATGCCGTAGTAATAGATGATACTAGGATTTTAAACCCGGAAGGGCTTAGGTTTGAAAACGAATTCGTAAGACACAAAATCCTAGATGCAATTGGAGATCTTAGCCTGATGGGCGCTCCTTTAATGGCTGATTATACATCTTTTGCTGGAAGCCACGAGCTAAATCACGAACTTACTTTAGCGATTTTAAGTGATGCTAAAAACTATGAAGTTGTGACCCTAAAAGATCAGCTATCACTTGAATACCAAAAGGTATTTGCATAA
- the ribD gene encoding bifunctional diaminohydroxyphosphoribosylaminopyrimidine deaminase/5-amino-6-(5-phosphoribosylamino)uracil reductase RibD, whose product MNDEFYMNLALQKAWEFQILTYPNPAVGCVILDKNGALLACEAHERAGEAHAELNAVKSALFKLNPDFKFPNGSNELYEFILANHNGILKGSKAYVTLEPCSHHGKTPPCANLLKVLGFSEVIIARRDENKKASGGAEILRGSSIKLKFDVLKDRADELIEPFLSWQSGNFSFFKIALCANGVATGGVISNEQSRTHMHRLRSASDLLVIGGNTVRTDRPTLDIRLIKNGKNPDILIYSRTQNFDRTIPLFNVSGRIVEISNSLEKAFKVPLVMFEGGESFLNSLDERVSWVLIYQSSEFKNLQNLRANLRLKRVFGSNFGSDNYGWYKIIK is encoded by the coding sequence ATAAACGATGAATTTTATATGAATTTAGCCTTGCAAAAGGCTTGGGAATTCCAGATTTTAACCTATCCAAACCCTGCGGTCGGCTGTGTGATCTTAGATAAAAACGGTGCACTTCTTGCCTGCGAAGCTCATGAGAGAGCAGGGGAAGCTCATGCTGAGCTAAATGCTGTAAAATCGGCACTTTTTAAGCTAAATCCTGATTTTAAATTTCCAAACGGTTCAAATGAGCTTTATGAGTTTATTTTGGCTAATCATAACGGTATTTTAAAGGGCTCAAAGGCCTATGTAACCCTTGAGCCGTGCTCCCATCACGGAAAAACTCCCCCTTGTGCAAATCTGCTTAAAGTTTTAGGTTTTAGCGAGGTCATAATAGCCAGGCGGGATGAGAATAAAAAGGCAAGCGGTGGGGCTGAAATTTTAAGAGGCAGTAGTATTAAGCTTAAATTTGATGTTTTAAAAGATAGAGCTGATGAGCTTATAGAGCCTTTTTTGTCTTGGCAAAGTGGAAATTTCAGCTTTTTTAAAATAGCCCTTTGCGCAAATGGAGTAGCCACCGGCGGAGTCATATCAAACGAACAAAGCCGCACTCATATGCATAGACTAAGAAGCGCATCAGATCTGCTTGTAATAGGTGGCAATACAGTGCGAACAGATCGTCCGACTCTTGATATCAGACTTATAAAAAATGGTAAAAATCCGGATATTCTTATCTACTCTAGGACTCAAAATTTTGACAGAACAATTCCGCTTTTTAATGTTAGTGGTAGAATCGTTGAGATATCAAATAGTCTTGAAAAGGCTTTTAAAGTTCCTCTTGTGATGTTTGAAGGCGGGGAGAGTTTTTTAAACTCACTTGATGAAAGAGTAAGCTGGGTGTTAATCTATCAATCAAGCGAGTTTAAAAATTTGCAAAATTTAAGAGCGAATTTAAGGCTAAAAAGAGTGTTTGGCTCAAATTTTGGCAGTGATAATTACGGTTGGTATAAGATAATCAAATAA
- a CDS encoding prephenate dehydrogenase has protein sequence MKIGIIGLGLIGGSLGLCLKNEKLISCVSGMDANKEHQQKALELGLVHEILTLEEMKRKSDIIFLAIPVEAIIKIVKELEDIDEDTTIIDLGSTKEKIIEAVPEKIRRNFIPAHPMAGTEYSGPTAAFSGLFNGAVVAICDFKESSEKHVKRSVELFSHLGMKITFMSAKEHDHHASVISHLPHAISFSLASSVLKKENKKNIIALSGTGFNGMIRIAKSSPVMWSDIFKQNKDNLINAIDMFKKELDECENLVKNEKWDELKDWMSEARKIREIL, from the coding sequence ATGAAAATCGGTATCATAGGGCTTGGTCTCATAGGCGGTTCTTTGGGGCTTTGTTTAAAAAATGAAAAACTAATCTCTTGCGTGAGTGGCATGGATGCAAACAAAGAACATCAACAAAAAGCCTTAGAGCTTGGTTTGGTACATGAAATTTTAACTTTAGAAGAGATGAAAAGAAAAAGCGACATAATATTTTTAGCAATTCCGGTTGAAGCGATAATAAAAATCGTAAAAGAACTTGAGGATATCGATGAAGATACAACGATAATAGACCTTGGAAGCACAAAAGAGAAGATTATCGAGGCGGTTCCTGAAAAAATAAGAAGAAATTTTATTCCCGCTCACCCTATGGCAGGCACCGAATACTCAGGTCCAACAGCTGCATTTTCAGGGCTTTTTAACGGTGCAGTCGTAGCAATTTGCGATTTTAAAGAGAGTAGTGAAAAACACGTAAAAAGATCGGTCGAGCTATTTTCTCATCTTGGTATGAAAATCACATTTATGAGTGCAAAAGAGCACGATCACCACGCCAGTGTAATCTCTCATCTGCCTCACGCTATCAGCTTTTCACTGGCTTCCAGCGTTCTTAAAAAAGAGAATAAAAAAAACATTATCGCTCTTAGTGGAACAGGATTTAACGGAATGATAAGAATAGCCAAAAGCTCTCCTGTAATGTGGAGCGATATTTTTAAACAAAATAAAGACAATCTAATAAACGCAATCGATATGTTCAAAAAAGAGCTAGACGAGTGTGAAAATTTGGTTAAAAATGAAAAATGGGATGAACTTAAAGACTGGATGAGCGAGGCCAGAAAGATACGCGAAATTTTATAA
- the folK gene encoding 2-amino-4-hydroxy-6-hydroxymethyldihydropteridine diphosphokinase — MRLKGMRRFVRSVFFPKVLSFKSDFKYSVLLGIGGNIGDSKRRFDKFFRLLQDDKRINLVESSQILVNEAFGFREQADFYNAVILIQTSLSARALLKVTLNLERRFRRVRSFKNAPRTLDIDILYFSGRNRNDSRLTLPHKAAGERLSVILPLGVMKMGFKRSRFGN, encoded by the coding sequence ATGAGGTTAAAGGGAATGAGACGCTTTGTTAGAAGCGTTTTTTTTCCAAAAGTTTTAAGTTTTAAATCCGATTTTAAATATAGCGTTCTTTTGGGCATAGGTGGAAATATAGGGGACTCTAAAAGGCGTTTTGATAAGTTTTTTAGACTTTTGCAAGATGATAAGCGGATAAATTTAGTAGAGAGTTCTCAAATTTTGGTAAATGAGGCATTTGGTTTTAGAGAACAGGCGGATTTTTACAACGCTGTGATTTTGATTCAAACTAGCCTTAGTGCGAGAGCCTTGTTGAAAGTAACTTTAAATTTAGAGAGGCGATTTAGGCGTGTAAGAAGTTTTAAAAATGCGCCAAGAACGCTTGATATAGATATATTGTATTTTAGTGGGCGAAATAGAAATGACTCTAGGCTTACTCTTCCACATAAAGCAGCAGGAGAGAGACTAAGTGTAATTTTACCGCTTGGTGTGATGAAAATGGGTTTTAAAAGGAGTAGATTTGGCAACTAA
- a CDS encoding M23 family metallopeptidase yields the protein MRKNRSNFIAYSVLFILIIAGIFMLFSSKSFEKEKPLISIEDQIYWNLTSPLPIKITDESGIKSLKISMLDAEHQMILTNQNFEAPLDILDINLSFPKTGFQSQKKNYTMSIEAIDASKWGFFMGNKQTKNVEVIVDGKRPEVNILNHSYAINKGGSATVVFKVTDERLKELYIQTNFGKKFIPSKFYKDDYYASLVAWPATQSSFSADVVAIDYAGNITKSKIRFFYQNRTYKSSKIKLDNQNRFLNEKIPELAAQYAQNHESMSNLEKMKFVNENLRGANEKLISDITSKISTDTISEFSLKKFYPLKNAKAVASFGDHRYYTFDGQDISESWHMGLDLASTKNASIITSNNGTVDFAGENGIYGQTIIINHGFGVFSLYGHCNSITVKTGDQIGAGDQIGATGVSGLAMGDHLHFGMIVQGVEVRPEEWMDTSWMKDNVLNVLNAAKKMIDGK from the coding sequence ATGAGAAAAAATAGATCAAATTTTATAGCTTATAGTGTGCTTTTTATTTTAATAATTGCTGGAATTTTTATGCTGTTTAGCTCAAAATCGTTTGAAAAAGAAAAACCGCTGATATCGATAGAGGATCAAATTTATTGGAACCTTACATCACCCTTACCTATAAAAATAACCGATGAAAGCGGTATAAAATCTTTAAAAATAAGCATGCTTGATGCAGAGCATCAGATGATTTTAACTAACCAAAATTTTGAAGCCCCCCTGGATATTTTAGATATAAATTTATCATTTCCAAAGACCGGATTTCAGTCTCAAAAAAAGAATTATACCATGAGCATTGAAGCGATTGATGCGAGTAAATGGGGCTTTTTTATGGGAAACAAGCAGACAAAAAATGTTGAAGTCATAGTCGATGGCAAAAGACCTGAAGTAAACATCCTAAATCACTCCTACGCAATCAATAAAGGCGGAAGTGCAACGGTCGTATTTAAGGTAACGGACGAGAGATTAAAAGAGCTATATATACAGACAAATTTCGGCAAGAAATTTATACCTTCTAAATTTTATAAAGATGATTACTATGCCTCTTTAGTAGCTTGGCCCGCGACACAAAGCTCGTTTAGTGCAGATGTGGTCGCGATAGATTATGCGGGAAATATCACAAAGAGCAAGATAAGATTTTTTTATCAAAACAGAACTTATAAAAGCTCAAAAATAAAACTTGATAACCAAAATAGATTTTTAAACGAGAAGATACCCGAGCTAGCTGCACAATACGCACAAAATCACGAGTCGATGTCAAATCTAGAAAAAATGAAATTCGTAAACGAAAATTTACGCGGAGCCAACGAGAAACTAATCTCTGACATCACATCAAAAATATCTACAGATACCATAAGCGAATTTAGTCTAAAAAAATTCTATCCTCTTAAAAACGCAAAGGCTGTTGCAAGTTTTGGCGATCATAGATATTATACTTTTGATGGACAAGACATTAGTGAGTCTTGGCATATGGGGCTAGATCTTGCCTCTACTAAAAACGCAAGCATTATAACAAGCAACAACGGCACAGTGGATTTTGCCGGAGAGAATGGAATTTACGGGCAAACTATCATTATTAATCATGGCTTTGGAGTATTTTCACTATATGGACACTGTAACTCAATAACGGTAAAAACAGGAGATCAGATAGGGGCGGGAGATCAGATAGGGGCTACCGGAGTAAGCGGGCTTGCCATGGGAGATCACTTGCATTTTGGAATGATAGTTCAAGGCGTAGAGGTGAGGCCTGAAGAGTGGATGGATACAAGCTGGATGAAAGATAATGTCTTAAATGTTTTAAATGCCGCAAAAAAGATGATTGATGGTAAATAA